The genomic stretch TGTCATCCATTACTATACGTCCATTTTCCATCACATATGCGTATGGAGCGACGGTCAGGGCGAGTTTAACATTTTGCTCGACCAACAGAATCGGAATCTTCTCTTCTCTGTTGAGACGCTGAATAATCTCGAAGATTTCTTTTATGAGAAGCGGAGCTAGCCCCATGGACGGTTCATCCAAGAGCATGAGCTTTGGCTGGGCCATCATGGCCCTTCCAATAACGCACATCTGCTGCTCTCCACCGCTAATAAATCCCGCCATTAAGTTTCTGCGATCCTTAAGTCGCGGAAAATAATGATAAACCATATCGAGCCTGTCTTTTAAACCCGATGGCCGCAAATGACCTCCAACCACAAGATTCTCCTCAACAGTCAGATGCTCGAATACTCGTCTTCCTTCGATAATCTGAAAAATACCCCTTTTGGCTATCTCTTCAGCCGGCAGCTTATGAATCCGGTCGCCCAGGAATTCTATAGCTCCATCTGTAACTTCGCCGTCTTCGTGATTGAGCAGCCCTGAAATCGCTTTTAGAGTTGTGCTCTTTCCGGCTCCGTTAGCCCCCAAAAGAGCGACTATCCCACCATGCGGGACCTGTATCGACACTCCCTTGAGGACAAGAATTACCTCATGGTACCTGACCTCGATATTGTTAATCTTCAAGATGCTGTTGTTCTCGGCCACAACCGTCTCCCTTTTTCGCCATGCTGACCCGCTTCTTTCCCTGCGGGTCGCAAACAGAGGAGCGCAAAGCGCTCCTCAATGACCATTTTACCAGCCAAGCCATTTGGCCCATTGTTCTGGGAATTTCTCTTTCATGTTGATCTTTTCAAAGAGAACGATCTTACCGTCTTTGATCCTGTACAGACTGACCACAGGTGTTGGGCGATGGTCCTTGTCGGTTATTGTGAATGGTCCTACACCGAGCGCGTTTTTGGTGTCAAAAGGATACCAGTCCTTAAGGCTTTCTAGAGCAGCCTTCACAGAAGGACCATCGAGATTACCCTTCTTGTCCGCAATTTTCAGCCCTGCTGCAGCTAGAGATACCTTCAGCCAACCCTGCGAAGTATGTACGTCACGTTTGTCCATAGGCACACCAGGGTTTATCTTCTTGCAGTATTCCCGAACCTTATCCATGTATGGAACTTCATCTTCCACGAAAGCGCAAGGCGCTGGGAATATTGCCCCCTCTCCAGCCTTGCCCGTCAGTCTGACGAGGTTTTTGTCAAGACCCCAAAGGTTAGTTAAGTTATCGGCGTCAAATTTCAGGGCGTAAGAATCCTTAATAGCCGTTGCCACCGACATGGCGGTGTTTCCGTGCCAAACCACGTTAGCCTCGTCTTCCTTAGCGGCGAGGACCTGGCTCTTCGCGTCAAGAGCTGTCAAAGAAACGTCCTGATCTCTGGCGACTTCTATGCCTAACAACGCCGCCTGATCTTTGATCGCCTTTATTGGGGCACTGGCATAAGGAGAGGCGAACATGTAAAAACAGACAAGTTTAGGCTTCTTGCCGGCTTCACGAGCGGATTTCCATTTATCACTCTTCTTCCATACATTTTCATACCAGCCAGTGAGACAGCCCCTGGCACCGGTTGAATAGTCTGTGCTGTAGACAAAATTATATGGGGTTTTTGCCGGATCGCACAAATGGCCCGACATAGAGTCGGAGATCGTTACCATCTTGTCCTTATTAACAGTTGGAGAAAGAGCTTCAGTGTCTCCAGTTCCCCATTGCATCAACAACTTGATCTTGTCTTGATCTCTGAACCGCTTGTAGATCGTTATAGCTTCCGGAACCCTGTAGCCATAATCAAAAAGACGCAGCTTGATTTTCTTTCCATTAATTCCACCACTGTCATTAATGTAGGCCACACATTCTCTAACCCCGAGGGCAGCGTCCTTGCCAACGTCCGACGTCGCTCCGGTCAGGTCGTTGATCGAACCAACCGAGATTTCTTCTGCCGCATAGGCCATTGAACAAGCCAGCGCCAGAACCAAACTGAAAAGAAAAATCCTCTTACTCATTCTAAACCTCCGTTTTGTTTTTCATCAGTTGTGAATGAAGTGTTTGCCTGCGACCCGGTCTATCTCAGTTTTACGCACCTCCTCTCAGATAAACAGGTAGCAAGAGTCTACTTACCGGTGTACGAGAATGGCCAAAGATTAAAATAGTTTTTTATTTGCCAGTATCTGTACGAAAGTCCATTGGGTTCATAGATGAGGAAGAAGATTATTGCCAATCCAAAGGCGGATTCCTTGAAAAATATTATTTTCGTTGTGACCCAGCCCCACTCCGGGTACGAAACCATCAGGACATCACTGAGACTAAGGACCGACATTTCCAACAACTTGAATACCATAACTACAAAAGCTGACCCAAACACAATCCCCTGTATGCTCCCTACACCACCGATCAGAATGATCCCTACCCATAGGAGAGAATAGAACCATTCGTAATTTTCAGGGCTTACAAAGAACAAAGCGCTAATCCAGAAGGCCCCTGCTATACCCGCGAAAAAGCCTGCCACAAAGAATGCCAGTAGCTTATACACGACTATATTGACCCCCATGGTCTCAGCGGCGATATCGTTGTCTCGTATGGCTATCCAGGCCCTACCCATTTTGGAGCGAAGCAGATTACCCATCGCAATGAGGCATATTAGAACAAGTATGACCGAGAAATAATAGATTTTGTCATCGCTATCTATTACCCACGGGCCGATCTTAATGACACCTGGAGGCAGAGGGAAGGACTGCTCCCGACCCCCTATTTTACTCAACTGGGTAATCACCAGGCGCAATGTTATCCACTGGGCGGCCATCGTGGTCATAATCAGGTAAAAACCTTTGACCCTTGCGGAAGGTAAACCGAATAAAACCGACCAGAGTCCGGCGGTAAAACCTGCGCAAACAATGCTGATCGGATAGACGAGGCCGGCGTCCACCATAAACTGAGGCCACGGGAGGAACAGTACCATCATAGCGCTGGTATACCCTCCAACGGCGACAAACGCAGCGTGCCCCAGCGTGATCTGCCCACAATAGCCAATAAGAAGCTGTACTCCGAGCGCTGCCAGGATGTAATAGTTGATTGTGTAAAAAACGCTGAGCCACTGGGAACCGACAATGTATGGGGCCGCCACAAGCAATAGGACCATGAAGATCATCTTGCCTTTAATAAAATTTGTACGCCACCACTTCTGATCATCCGCGTAGGACTCAAAATAAGTTCCACAAGGTAGATAGCTCATCGGTTAAACCCTTTCTATACGTTCCCAGCCCCACAGGCCGTATGGTTTGAATAGGAGAAAAATTACCATGAAAACAAACGGCGCAACCTCTTTGGACCCTGGGACAAAAGCCTCCCCATACCCGCCTGCGAGATTTTGTAAAATACCTATCGTTATCCCGCCTACGATGGCGCCGGGCACAGAGTTCAATCCACCCAGGACTACCGCCGGTAAAACCAATAACCCAAGACTGCTCACTGAATAGTTCAGACCGTTAATGTTTCCAAGAAGTGTCCCACCAACACCTGCGGCCATGAATGCTATCGCCCACGCGAGAGCGTAAACGAATTTTGCGCTTACACCAAGTGATAGAGCCGCCATTTCATCATCTGCGCAGGCCTGCATGGATAGGCCCCAACGAGTGTATTTAAAGAAACATATAAAAACCACCATGAGAATCATTGCAGCGATAAAACTCCACAGGTAAACCGCTCCTACGGTAATACCTCCGACTACAATGGGTTCTATGGAAAAAATTCTGGGCAGAAAGACCTGGGTATCAGTGTCCCAAATCATGAAAACCAATCCCTTGAAAAAGAAAGAAAGCCCAACTGTTACCATAATTACGGCCAGCACCGGCTCGCCTATCATTTTCCTGAGAAAAACCCGCTCAGTTAATAACCCTAGAATCAGCCCGATGATGATAGTGCCGAACAAGGCCAGCACGAATGCGTAATTTACCGGCATTATGGTTACCAACTTCTGATAAAAGGACAGACAAACATAGCCCCCGATCATGGTCAACTCACCCATGGCAAGGTTTAAGACTCCGGAACATTTGTAAATGAGCACCCAGCCTAGTGAGACTAGTGCAAAGATCGATCCGAGCATCACTCCGGTAACTATTAGTTGAAGAAAGAGTTCCATTTATTTGCCGCCTCCTTCCTTAACACTCTGAACTCGAATGTCGGCTTTGATCTTAGCGACCCTGCCATCCTCATAATTTATGGTAGTATCCATGTGCATCATTTCATTGTCAGTGTACATGGTGTCTATAATTTCTTTGTACCGGTTCTCGACAAAAGCTCGACGAATTTTCCTGGTTCGAGTCAACTCGTCGTCATCAGCGTCAAATTCTTTGTACAGATTCGCGAACCTGTGAATCTTGGCAGCTTCCGGGATAGATTTGTTAACGTCTCCAATGGCTCTCATTATGAGATCGTAAACTTGCGGAATCTGCGATAACTCAGTGTAGCTCGTGTAGTTTATCCCATGATCCTCAGTCCACTTTCCGACAGTGTTGTAATCGATACATATTATTCCAGTTACATATGGCCGCTTATTGCCGACAATTAGGGCCTCTCTGATGTAAGGACTGAATTTTAGCCGGGCCTCAAGAAATTGGGGCGAGAACTTACGACCATCATTAAGGATCATTATGTCTTTGGATCTGTCGAAGACCACCAGGTGCCCATCATCATCAATGAATCCAGTGTCCCCCGAGTAAAGCCAGCCATCTATTAGGGCCTTTGTTGTCTCATCGGGCGACTTGTAGTAGCCCACAAAAACTGAAGGGCTTTTCGACAGGATTTCGTCGTTTTCGCCTATTTTGATCTCAGTTTCCGGTATGGGCGTGCCCACCGTGTCGAACTTGATGTCACCATCACGATGGACCACTGAAATGCCCGCTATTTCCGTTTGACCGTAAATTTGCTTAAGGTTGACTCCAATTGCGTGGAAAAAACGAAAATGATCAGGCCCCATGGCTGCTCCACCCGTATAGGCGTGTCGCACATGACTTAACCCAAGTTGATCTCTTACCTTGGAAAACATGGTCCATTCCGCCAGCATCCACAAAATCTTCCAGTAAAATGGCACAGGTTTCTTTTCAAATTTTAATTCCGCGGTGTGGTACCCGATCTTCATTGCAAGGGTATAGAGATTACGTTTTAACCAGGTCGCATCGAGGTGTTTAACCTGAACTGTCCTGGTAAACTGCTCATATAGCCGAGGGGGCGCAAACATCACGTGCGGCCCAATTTCTCTCACGTTGCTCTGGGAGGTCTCAGGCTCTTCAGGGAAGTTGATGGTATAACCGATCTGGAGACCACATGAGATTGACATCATCTGTTCCCCGATCCAGGCAAATGGCAGGTAAGAAACGAAGTCATCCTCAGGACCGCACGGATCAACCCTCATAAGGTTCTGACCCATTTTGAGCATGTTGTAATGAGTAAGGAGAGCGCCTTTTGGCAGAGACGTGGTTCCAGATGTGTAAAACAAAAGAGAAATGTCGTCGCCTGTTCCTTTGGAAACCAGGTTTTCAAAAAGATCAGGCTCCTTGGCCATACGCTCCCTGCCGAGCCTCATCACTTCTTCAAGGCTAATCAGCATAGGATCGTCATAATGACGCATGCCCTTCGGATCATCCCAAATAATCTTTTTTAGTTTCGGGCATTGATCACGAATCGCCAGAGCCTTGTCAACTTCTTCCTGACCTTCAGCCACATAGAATTTGGAGTCTGAATGATCAACAATGTACTTGACCTCATCCATCAAGCAATCCTGAAACAACCAAACCCCGACACCGCCACCACACATTGCGGCCATTTCGGTCCATAGAGCTTCAGGCCTGTTGTCACCAATCATTATGACCTTATCTCCAAATTCAAGACCAAGAGATACCAGACCAAGGGTTATTTGTTTCACATTTTCAAGATACTGACTCCAGGTGACAGGGAGCCATACCCCATACTCCTTCTCCCGCATGGCGACTTTTGCGTCTCCAAACTTTTTTGCCTGCGTTACAAAAAGCTTGGGTAGAGTAAGGTCTTTTGTAATTTCTATTTCACTCTTGAAACCCCGTTCATCTGCGGCTGACATACAGATCCTCCACCTCGCCGAGATAGGCTTTAATAACTTCTGGGTTTTCCTGGATTTGCGCTGGAGTTCCTTCCGCTATTTTGACCCCAAAATTCAAGGCCATGACACGATCCGACAAATCCATGACCACTCCCATATCATGCTCTACCAAAATGCACGTAATGTTCCACCGTTTGTCTTCGTTTATATCAATGATAAAACGAGCCATGTCTTCCACTTCCTCAAGATTCAAACCAGCTAGTGGCTCGTCCAATAGAATTAGTTCAGGTTTTACGGCTAGTGCCCTTGCCAGTTCTATCCTCTTCTGAAGACCATACGGAAGCATTCCGGTAACCTCGTTTCGGACCGCCTCGATCTCCAAAAGATCTATTATTTCTTCTTCAATGAATTTTCTGGTTTTGATTTCCTCGCGAGAAGTTTTTCCCCAATACAGGCATGAACTCAAAATACCGGACTTTAAATGCAAGTGTCGTCCTAAACGTATGTTGTCAAGAACCGTCATACCTCCAAACAACTCTATCTTTTGAAAGGTTCTTGATAAACCCATTGACGCCCGGCGATGCGGCGAGAATTTACTTATGTCAGCTCCCTTAAAGAAAAGTTGACCTTTTTTGGGGTGATAAAGGCCATTGACGCAGTTCATCATGCACGTCTTGCCGGCTCCGTTAGGGCCTATGATCGAAAAAATCTCTCCCTTCCGGACCTCAAAACTGACGTTGGTTAGCGCTGCCACCCCATGGAACGATAGAAAGATGTTCTTCGCCTCAAGTATGACTTCCGACATTCAATATCCCCTTTGTGAATCGCGTAAAAAAATTGAGCGCCCTTGCGACGAAACAAGTTATTTCCAGTAGCTTAGATCTAGGCAAACCTATAAATCCCAGCCGATCAGCCGACTGAATTACCTACCTGAAAGCGAGACGATAAGGCTACCAAAAATAGCTGTTACGATCAACCTATTGTTGATTCGACTACTCGACGCGACTTTTATCAGCCAAAAACCTGTCTTGAATCAAAGAGACCTGAAAGAGTGGTTTTCCACGGCTCTGAAACGGACCTATGTTCATATCATTAATGATACGCGGATGACGAACCTTTAACGGTTTAGAATCCGAAGTATTCAAATCAGAGGCCACACCACTTACTTGTTCGACGCTGTACGATCGTAGCGTGCAGCGATTAGAAATGTTCATATGATTAGATTGTAGATTAAATCGATGTGTCATTACTTGACTGATCATGAATAATCAGGGGTTGAAATGTCAAGACCAAAAATGGTATAGCAGAAATGTTTTTGATTTCATCCTGAATTATCTCCTAAATAAAGTAGTCTTATTTTTCGATTGGATCGGGTCTTCCAAGCAATTTTCTTTTTTTGAAATTGAACGAAACGGGATTGGAAAATTCAAAGTGTTTGCCTCAACGTTGCATCCCACTTTTTTCACCATAATGAACTCTGAAAATATTTTAGCCTGGCAATCCCAGTTAGCGCATAGTGTGAACTTTGACCATCCAACCACAGACATAACAAGTTGTTTTCCCGCGTCATAGGCTATGAGGCCTGAGCGAAAGTCTATGAGAATAAAACTGTAAGTCCCTTTATTTACTTCTTGATGGAGGAAAAACATATGAGTGAAGAGAGCGCCCTCTTGAAAGAGTCTCGGGACGGCGTGCTAATTTTGAAAATAAACCGCCCCAACGCGTTAAACTGTTTCAATATGCCTCTCCTTGAGTCTTTTCAAACCACAGTAAACCAGATCGCGTTTGACCAATCAGTCAAAGTGGTTGTGATTACGGGCTCTACCGAAGGGAAGAACGCCTTCAGCACCGGGGCGGATTTGAAGGAACGCGCCGGGATGACCCAAGATCAGGTCAGGTTTTATATCCGAACTATTCGAGATTTATTTACATCTGTGGAAGAACTTCCCAAACCCGTACTCGCTGCCGTAAACGGGTACGCCTTTGGCGGAGGCCTGGAACTTGCGTTGGCCTGCGATATAAGGATAGCATCCAACAACGCTGTTGTGGGACTTACTGAAACATCACTGGCCGTCATCCCCGGCGCTGGGGGCACTCAACGCTTGCCGCGAATCGTCGGGATGGCTCGAGCAAAAGATATGATTTTTAGAGCAAGAAGAATTACTGCTCAGCAGGGCCTAGAGTATGGGCTATTTCTGGAGGTGGTAGAACCTTCAGATCTACTTACCAGGTCTATGGAGATCGCGTCTGAGATAGCTCAAAACGGTCCGATAGCGCTGGCGCAGGCCAAATACGCTATCAATAAAGGAACAGAAGTAAGTCTTCCAATAGGTCTTGCTATAGAATCAAACGCATACGC from Desulfomonilaceae bacterium encodes the following:
- a CDS encoding AMP-binding protein, which gives rise to MSAADERGFKSEIEITKDLTLPKLFVTQAKKFGDAKVAMREKEYGVWLPVTWSQYLENVKQITLGLVSLGLEFGDKVIMIGDNRPEALWTEMAAMCGGGVGVWLFQDCLMDEVKYIVDHSDSKFYVAEGQEEVDKALAIRDQCPKLKKIIWDDPKGMRHYDDPMLISLEEVMRLGRERMAKEPDLFENLVSKGTGDDISLLFYTSGTTSLPKGALLTHYNMLKMGQNLMRVDPCGPEDDFVSYLPFAWIGEQMMSISCGLQIGYTINFPEEPETSQSNVREIGPHVMFAPPRLYEQFTRTVQVKHLDATWLKRNLYTLAMKIGYHTAELKFEKKPVPFYWKILWMLAEWTMFSKVRDQLGLSHVRHAYTGGAAMGPDHFRFFHAIGVNLKQIYGQTEIAGISVVHRDGDIKFDTVGTPIPETEIKIGENDEILSKSPSVFVGYYKSPDETTKALIDGWLYSGDTGFIDDDGHLVVFDRSKDIMILNDGRKFSPQFLEARLKFSPYIREALIVGNKRPYVTGIICIDYNTVGKWTEDHGINYTSYTELSQIPQVYDLIMRAIGDVNKSIPEAAKIHRFANLYKEFDADDDELTRTRKIRRAFVENRYKEIIDTMYTDNEMMHMDTTINYEDGRVAKIKADIRVQSVKEGGGK
- a CDS encoding branched-chain amino acid ABC transporter permease, which encodes MSYLPCGTYFESYADDQKWWRTNFIKGKMIFMVLLLVAAPYIVGSQWLSVFYTINYYILAALGVQLLIGYCGQITLGHAAFVAVGGYTSAMMVLFLPWPQFMVDAGLVYPISIVCAGFTAGLWSVLFGLPSARVKGFYLIMTTMAAQWITLRLVITQLSKIGGREQSFPLPPGVIKIGPWVIDSDDKIYYFSVILVLICLIAMGNLLRSKMGRAWIAIRDNDIAAETMGVNIVVYKLLAFFVAGFFAGIAGAFWISALFFVSPENYEWFYSLLWVGIILIGGVGSIQGIVFGSAFVVMVFKLLEMSVLSLSDVLMVSYPEWGWVTTKIIFFKESAFGLAIIFFLIYEPNGLSYRYWQIKNYFNLWPFSYTGK
- a CDS encoding ABC transporter substrate-binding protein codes for the protein MSKRIFLFSLVLALACSMAYAAEEISVGSINDLTGATSDVGKDAALGVRECVAYINDSGGINGKKIKLRLFDYGYRVPEAITIYKRFRDQDKIKLLMQWGTGDTEALSPTVNKDKMVTISDSMSGHLCDPAKTPYNFVYSTDYSTGARGCLTGWYENVWKKSDKWKSAREAGKKPKLVCFYMFASPYASAPIKAIKDQAALLGIEVARDQDVSLTALDAKSQVLAAKEDEANVVWHGNTAMSVATAIKDSYALKFDADNLTNLWGLDKNLVRLTGKAGEGAIFPAPCAFVEDEVPYMDKVREYCKKINPGVPMDKRDVHTSQGWLKVSLAAAGLKIADKKGNLDGPSVKAALESLKDWYPFDTKNALGVGPFTITDKDHRPTPVVSLYRIKDGKIVLFEKINMKEKFPEQWAKWLGW
- a CDS encoding enoyl-CoA hydratase-related protein, coding for MSEESALLKESRDGVLILKINRPNALNCFNMPLLESFQTTVNQIAFDQSVKVVVITGSTEGKNAFSTGADLKERAGMTQDQVRFYIRTIRDLFTSVEELPKPVLAAVNGYAFGGGLELALACDIRIASNNAVVGLTETSLAVIPGAGGTQRLPRIVGMARAKDMIFRARRITAQQGLEYGLFLEVVEPSDLLTRSMEIASEIAQNGPIALAQAKYAINKGTEVSLPIGLAIESNAYAVTIPTKDRVEGLTAFREKRKPVYKGE
- a CDS encoding branched-chain amino acid ABC transporter permease — its product is MELFLQLIVTGVMLGSIFALVSLGWVLIYKCSGVLNLAMGELTMIGGYVCLSFYQKLVTIMPVNYAFVLALFGTIIIGLILGLLTERVFLRKMIGEPVLAVIMVTVGLSFFFKGLVFMIWDTDTQVFLPRIFSIEPIVVGGITVGAVYLWSFIAAMILMVVFICFFKYTRWGLSMQACADDEMAALSLGVSAKFVYALAWAIAFMAAGVGGTLLGNINGLNYSVSSLGLLVLPAVVLGGLNSVPGAIVGGITIGILQNLAGGYGEAFVPGSKEVAPFVFMVIFLLFKPYGLWGWERIERV
- a CDS encoding ABC transporter ATP-binding protein yields the protein MAENNSILKINNIEVRYHEVILVLKGVSIQVPHGGIVALLGANGAGKSTTLKAISGLLNHEDGEVTDGAIEFLGDRIHKLPAEEIAKRGIFQIIEGRRVFEHLTVEENLVVGGHLRPSGLKDRLDMVYHYFPRLKDRRNLMAGFISGGEQQMCVIGRAMMAQPKLMLLDEPSMGLAPLLIKEIFEIIQRLNREEKIPILLVEQNVKLALTVAPYAYVMENGRIVMDDTSEKLKENPDIRDFYLGLTDVGGRKSFRDVKHYKRRKRWLS
- a CDS encoding ABC transporter ATP-binding protein, translating into MSEVILEAKNIFLSFHGVAALTNVSFEVRKGEIFSIIGPNGAGKTCMMNCVNGLYHPKKGQLFFKGADISKFSPHRRASMGLSRTFQKIELFGGMTVLDNIRLGRHLHLKSGILSSCLYWGKTSREEIKTRKFIEEEIIDLLEIEAVRNEVTGMLPYGLQKRIELARALAVKPELILLDEPLAGLNLEEVEDMARFIIDINEDKRWNITCILVEHDMGVVMDLSDRVMALNFGVKIAEGTPAQIQENPEVIKAYLGEVEDLYVSRR